A segment of the Acidimicrobiia bacterium genome:
ATCTCGGCGAGAATCTCGAACCGTCGGATATCCAGGTCACCTAGGGGAGAACGACTATGACAAGCAGGGTTCGTCTAGCGTCCGTCGGGCTCGGCAGGTGGGCCCGCGTCCTGGCTCGTGCAGCCCGGCGCGGTGATGCCATCGAGTTGTTCTCGTGTTTCTCGAGATCAGCAGAGCGGCGGGCGGCCTTCCAGGAGGAATTCGGCGTGCCCCGCTCGGCCGCCACCTACGAGGAACTGCTCGCCGACCCCGATGTCGAGGGCGTGATACTGACCACACCCAACGACACCCACAAAGACCTCATAACGATGGGGCTCGAAGCGGGCAAAGCCGTCTATACCGACAAGCCCATCGCCCAGACTCTCGAGGATGCACTCGCCGTCAAGGAGGTCGTCGAACGTACGGGCGGTGTGCTCGCGGTAGGACACAGCGCCCGGCGGCTGGCCGGCAGCAGGGTGATGAAGAAGCTCATCGATGATGGCACCGTCGGCGGGGTCTCGATGGTCGAGGCCAACTTCTCGAATGAGCGAGGCCTAGAGCTCACGCCGGATACCTGGCGCTGGTACCTGTCGAAGACGCCCGGCGGCCCTTTGATCCAACTCGGCGTCCATCACGCAGACAACCTCCAGTATCTCCTTGGCCCCGTGGCGGCAGTGTCCGCTCATACCCGGAAGCTGTTCACCAAGGCCGAGGTGCCAGACACCACCATGGCGATCCTCGAATTCGAGTCGGGGGCTCTGGGCTATCTCGGCTGCGGTTGGGCCTCGCCGGGGATCTATCAGATCCGGCTGCAGGGGAGCAAACTGAACCTGATGTACGACCTCGACTTCTCTCACTGGGATGACGCCCACGAAGCAGATGCGTGGTCGAAGCTGGTGTCGCAGCAGTACGGCCAGCAGGAACGCTCACCGGTCGAGCTGCCGGCGACCGATATGTTCCGGGAACAGCTGGAGGAGTTTGCCCGAGCCGCCAGGGGGCAGGCAGAGGTCGAGGTCCAGGTCGACGACGCCATCCGGGCCCTGGCGGTGGTCCACACCGCGATCGAGTCGAACCGGCTCAACGGACGTGCCGTCGAGGTCAAACCGTTCCTCGATTCACTCCGGTTACCCTCGTGATGAGACAACCAGACGAACACCCAGGAGGAGGATTCGAATGGATCCGGAACATGTAGTCGTCGCCGAAACGATCGCCGGCTCCGAGTGCCACTTGATGTACGTGGAAGTGTGGGACGGCCTCTATGCGCCGATCGGACTTCGCAAACCGGTCGGACCCGGACCGTTCCCGATCATCCTGCTGGCCTCCGGCAACGGCGGAGAGGGCATGGCCTGGATACGCGATGCCCTTGCCAACCGCGGCTACATCATGGATCGCCTGGTCGAAGCAGGTTACGCCTGCGCCTGGTTGCGCTATCGGACGGAGGTCGAGCTCGGCTACCACCAGGGTGGACCGCTCATTCGCGACATGCGGCAGGGCCGCGAGCTGTTCAATCGCTCGCCCCTCGAGTATGAAGATGAGATCGCGATCATCGACTACGTGAAGACCCTCCCATATGTAGATGCCGACCGGGTCGGGCTGATCGGTATGAGTCACGGGGGCGAGATGGTGATGAAGCTCACCTCTGAGTACAACGGGGCAGCGGCGGCAGTCGCCAGCGAGCCCGCCTCACACGAATACCTGGCGCTCACGCCGGACGACACCGCGTTCGTCAACGAGGAGACCCGGCTGAGGAACATCGAATCGATGATGATGACCGAGGTCGAGAAGGTCCGAAGCCGAATCGATCACGATGTCGCTATGGAGCGGATCTCCGGTATCCAGACGCCGATTCTGGTGATGGGCAGGGAGACCGATGAACTGCAGGGGATCTTCCGTCTCAACTACGACCTGCTGGTCGAAGCCGGCAAGGACGTCGAGTGGGTCTCCTACGACCATGACCTGCACGGCTACGTCTATCCGAAGCGCGGACCCGACGGTCGGTACGAGGTCAACGATGTTCAACACGAGGCGATCGCCCACGTGATCGAGTATCTGGACCGGTACCTGAAGTAGCCCGGCCACCAGAGACCGGAGGCGCCCGCATGCGGCACTCATTCAAAGTGTGGTCGCAGGAGGCTGAGTGGAGCCAGCTGCGCGATATCTGGACCGAGGCCGATCGAGGCGGCTTCTGGGATGCCGTGTGGCTGAACGACCATCTGCACCCTCCCAAGGCCGAGCCCGCTCTGCCGATCATGGATGCCTGGACGTTGTTCGGCGGATTGGCAGCCATTACCGATCGAATCCGCTTTGGAACCATGTTGAGTGCCAACACGTTCCGGCATCCGGCGATCCTCGCCAAGCAGGCGGTGACCCTCGATCGCATGTCGAAGGGCCGGCTCGAGATCGGCATCGGTGCCGGGTGGCATGAAGGCGAACACGCGGCCTTCGGAATCGAGCTGCATTCGGTCCCGGCCCGTTTCAGACTTCTGGAGGAGACCTTCGAAGTGCTG
Coding sequences within it:
- a CDS encoding Gfo/Idh/MocA family oxidoreductase, with amino-acid sequence MTSRVRLASVGLGRWARVLARAARRGDAIELFSCFSRSAERRAAFQEEFGVPRSAATYEELLADPDVEGVILTTPNDTHKDLITMGLEAGKAVYTDKPIAQTLEDALAVKEVVERTGGVLAVGHSARRLAGSRVMKKLIDDGTVGGVSMVEANFSNERGLELTPDTWRWYLSKTPGGPLIQLGVHHADNLQYLLGPVAAVSAHTRKLFTKAEVPDTTMAILEFESGALGYLGCGWASPGIYQIRLQGSKLNLMYDLDFSHWDDAHEADAWSKLVSQQYGQQERSPVELPATDMFREQLEEFARAARGQAEVEVQVDDAIRALAVVHTAIESNRLNGRAVEVKPFLDSLRLPS
- a CDS encoding dienelactone hydrolase family protein, whose protein sequence is MDPEHVVVAETIAGSECHLMYVEVWDGLYAPIGLRKPVGPGPFPIILLASGNGGEGMAWIRDALANRGYIMDRLVEAGYACAWLRYRTEVELGYHQGGPLIRDMRQGRELFNRSPLEYEDEIAIIDYVKTLPYVDADRVGLIGMSHGGEMVMKLTSEYNGAAAAVASEPASHEYLALTPDDTAFVNEETRLRNIESMMMTEVEKVRSRIDHDVAMERISGIQTPILVMGRETDELQGIFRLNYDLLVEAGKDVEWVSYDHDLHGYVYPKRGPDGRYEVNDVQHEAIAHVIEYLDRYLK